From Actinopolymorpha cephalotaxi, one genomic window encodes:
- a CDS encoding helix-turn-helix transcriptional regulator, with amino-acid sequence MTQTLLRGRSAEVETTLRVLEETATTGRSTVLVVSGEAGLGKTALLESVRAQAERDGFTACVGKAEELDRISPMAPLLLALRGGRPPLLSEGDLAAVGPLLDQRLWLVDRIAAPLEERSQRTPILIALDDAQWADPLTLFALRLLPPRLAASPIVWLLTARDTPATSTELSQVIPRDMPVHQITLQPLSSAAMRELATDRLGTEPGPRLTRLLEGTAGNPFLVTELLDGVLSEEMVEGGDVTASGPGVPTKLRTALRRRLSGPDKDVWSLLQAGSVLGGTFSIDDAAALRRVPVSDLLPSLHGALAEGMLVDTGLHVAFRHDLIREAAYEDLTPTARRVLHRAAAEHLLATGRTAVDAAHHLMAGAPAGDRDASDILRSAAAEIAPQSPHTAVSLITHAYNLLPRRDPLRLDVGQEVVDIFVRARRVQDAIFTADELLRSSPDPETAARIHSRLARPLWDLGLDERLLARVSQALELDGISPQVRALLLAQRALALARSDDPDAAVNAGHAALADADEVGDTDARTTALRALGHAAATDGRYADALDFFQQVRAVHGGPAQAAELQALALLDRYDEARDGLTRSRQEAEEHGGTWEVPAFGWWEAAIDLAAGRLEEAEAGARTIVRLAEDLQEYGYRVQAYALLARIALLRGDLRQAGEHMTQATRWTRSEVRLASAQATLAHALWLDAGGDAEGAARLLGGAADSPAALARHTGAGYADLPTVVRVALRGKDTALARRATLLAQQYADRNPGVATAAGGALHARALLDDDVDLLGEAVAVLRDSPRLLSRASAAEDHGRALVAHGRRDPGVAELDRAWDAYVALGATGEARRVQRRLQSTGARRRRWMATTRRPSTGWDALTDTERRVASLVAEGRTNRDVAQTLCLSPNTIGTHLRSIFGKLGVNSRVQLTREVLSRR; translated from the coding sequence GTGACGCAGACGCTCCTTCGGGGACGATCGGCCGAGGTGGAGACGACGCTGCGGGTGCTCGAGGAGACGGCGACGACGGGCCGATCCACGGTGCTGGTCGTCAGCGGTGAGGCGGGGCTCGGGAAGACCGCCCTGCTGGAGAGCGTGCGCGCCCAGGCCGAACGCGACGGCTTCACCGCCTGCGTGGGCAAGGCCGAGGAACTCGACCGGATCTCGCCGATGGCCCCGCTGCTGCTCGCGCTGCGGGGCGGCCGTCCGCCACTGCTGTCCGAGGGCGACCTCGCCGCGGTGGGCCCGCTGCTGGACCAGCGGCTGTGGTTGGTGGACCGGATCGCCGCGCCGCTGGAGGAACGCTCCCAGCGCACCCCGATCCTCATCGCGCTGGACGACGCGCAGTGGGCGGATCCGCTGACGTTGTTCGCACTGCGGTTGCTTCCTCCCCGGCTGGCCGCCTCGCCGATCGTGTGGCTGCTCACCGCCCGGGACACGCCGGCGACCAGCACCGAGCTCTCCCAGGTGATACCGCGCGACATGCCCGTCCACCAGATCACCCTGCAGCCGTTGAGCTCGGCCGCGATGAGGGAACTGGCGACCGACCGGCTGGGCACCGAGCCAGGCCCGCGGTTGACCCGGCTGCTGGAAGGTACGGCCGGAAACCCGTTCCTGGTAACGGAGTTGCTCGACGGTGTGCTCAGCGAGGAGATGGTCGAGGGTGGTGACGTCACGGCGTCCGGTCCCGGCGTACCCACCAAACTTCGCACCGCCCTGCGCAGGCGACTTTCCGGACCCGACAAGGACGTGTGGAGCCTGCTCCAGGCCGGCTCGGTTCTGGGTGGCACGTTCTCCATCGACGACGCGGCCGCACTGCGGCGCGTACCCGTCTCCGATCTTCTGCCCAGCCTTCACGGTGCCCTTGCCGAGGGCATGCTGGTCGACACCGGGCTGCACGTGGCCTTCCGGCACGACTTGATCCGGGAAGCGGCCTACGAGGATCTGACGCCGACCGCCCGGCGGGTGCTGCATCGTGCCGCGGCCGAGCACCTGCTCGCCACCGGCCGGACCGCCGTGGACGCCGCGCACCACCTGATGGCGGGCGCACCTGCCGGCGACCGGGACGCGTCGGACATCCTGCGCAGCGCGGCCGCCGAGATCGCGCCGCAGTCGCCGCACACGGCGGTGAGCCTGATCACCCATGCGTACAACCTGTTGCCGCGCCGCGACCCGCTCCGGCTCGACGTGGGGCAAGAGGTGGTTGACATCTTCGTCCGAGCGCGCAGGGTGCAGGACGCCATCTTCACCGCGGACGAACTACTGCGCTCGTCCCCGGACCCCGAGACCGCCGCCCGCATCCATTCCCGGCTCGCCCGCCCGCTGTGGGATCTCGGCCTGGACGAGCGGCTGCTCGCCCGGGTCAGCCAGGCGCTGGAGCTGGACGGGATCTCCCCTCAGGTACGTGCTCTGCTGCTCGCGCAGCGCGCGCTGGCGCTGGCCCGGTCCGACGACCCCGACGCGGCCGTGAACGCGGGCCACGCGGCGCTCGCCGACGCCGACGAGGTGGGCGACACCGACGCGCGTACGACCGCCCTCCGCGCGCTGGGGCACGCCGCCGCCACCGACGGCCGGTACGCCGACGCGCTGGACTTCTTCCAGCAGGTACGCGCGGTTCACGGCGGGCCGGCTCAGGCCGCCGAGCTGCAGGCGCTGGCCCTGCTCGACCGGTACGACGAGGCGCGGGACGGTCTCACCCGGTCCCGCCAGGAGGCCGAGGAACACGGCGGGACGTGGGAGGTACCCGCGTTCGGCTGGTGGGAGGCGGCGATCGACCTGGCCGCCGGCCGGCTGGAGGAGGCGGAGGCCGGCGCGCGCACGATCGTACGGCTGGCAGAGGATCTGCAGGAGTACGGCTACCGCGTCCAGGCGTACGCCCTGCTGGCCCGGATCGCCTTGCTGCGTGGCGATCTGCGGCAGGCCGGGGAGCACATGACCCAGGCCACCCGGTGGACGAGGTCGGAGGTCCGGCTCGCCTCGGCCCAGGCGACGCTGGCGCACGCGTTGTGGCTGGACGCCGGCGGGGACGCGGAGGGCGCGGCCCGGCTCCTCGGCGGCGCGGCGGACTCACCGGCCGCGCTGGCCCGGCACACCGGCGCGGGCTACGCCGATCTTCCGACCGTCGTCCGGGTGGCACTACGCGGCAAGGACACCGCACTCGCCCGCCGGGCAACCCTGCTCGCCCAGCAGTACGCCGACCGCAACCCCGGCGTCGCCACCGCCGCCGGGGGCGCCCTGCACGCCCGGGCGCTGCTCGACGACGACGTGGACCTGCTCGGTGAGGCCGTCGCCGTCCTGCGGGACAGCCCGCGGCTCCTCAGCCGCGCCTCGGCCGCTGAGGATCACGGCCGGGCGCTCGTCGCGCACGGCCGCCGCGATCCTGGGGTGGCGGAACTCGATCGGGCATGGGACGCCTACGTCGCCCTCGGCGCGACCGGCGAGGCGCGCCGGGTCCAGCGCCGCCTGCAGTCGACCGGTGCGCGGCGGCGCCGCTGGATGGCGACGACGCGCCGGCCCAGCACCGGGTGGGACGCGCTCACCGACACCGAGCGCCGGGTGGCTTCCCTGGTGGCGGAAGGCCGTACGAACCGTGACGTCGCGCAGACCCTGTGTCTGTCACCGAACACCATCGGCACGCACCTGCGGTCGATCTTCGGCAAGCTCGGCGTCAACTCGCGGGTGCAGCTGACCCGGGAGGTTCTGAGCCGGCGGTGA
- a CDS encoding ABC transporter permease encodes MTMAAERSPARGSKSGFWHAAWYRYRRNRLALVSGVIAVIIVLVAALAPLIAPYGYAAQDLSQSLVGPSLHHLLGTDELGRDLLSRAIYGAQTSMTIAVGAPLVGALIGIPIGIASGWFGGLVDAITLRAFEIFTMVPQILLALLLIALFGSGVLKLLLFLGVTAWVGFARLARAQYIALRDRDFVVAARAMGVPTWRIITVHVLPSAVGPLIVFFVQQIPATIFAAAGFSFLGLGVQDPTADWGKMINDGQQYLTISLTVALLPIVCIALATLTFSFAGDGLRDALDPTSR; translated from the coding sequence ATGACCATGGCAGCGGAACGTTCGCCCGCACGGGGCTCGAAGTCCGGATTCTGGCACGCGGCGTGGTACCGCTACCGGCGCAACCGGCTCGCGCTCGTCAGCGGGGTCATCGCCGTGATCATCGTGCTGGTCGCCGCGCTGGCGCCACTCATCGCTCCGTACGGCTATGCGGCCCAGGACCTCAGCCAGTCCCTGGTCGGCCCGAGCCTGCACCACCTGCTGGGCACCGACGAGTTGGGCAGGGATCTGCTGAGCCGGGCGATCTACGGCGCGCAGACCTCGATGACCATCGCCGTCGGCGCGCCGCTCGTCGGTGCGCTGATCGGCATCCCGATCGGGATCGCGAGCGGGTGGTTCGGCGGCCTCGTCGACGCCATCACCCTGCGGGCCTTCGAGATCTTCACGATGGTGCCGCAGATTCTGCTGGCCCTGTTGCTGATCGCGCTGTTCGGATCCGGCGTGCTGAAGCTGCTGCTCTTTCTCGGGGTGACGGCGTGGGTCGGGTTCGCCCGGCTCGCCCGCGCGCAGTACATCGCACTGCGAGATCGTGACTTCGTGGTCGCCGCCCGGGCCATGGGTGTGCCGACGTGGCGGATCATCACCGTGCACGTGCTGCCGAGCGCGGTCGGGCCCCTGATCGTCTTCTTCGTCCAGCAGATTCCGGCCACCATCTTCGCCGCTGCCGGGTTCAGCTTCCTCGGACTCGGGGTGCAGGACCCGACCGCGGACTGGGGAAAGATGATCAACGACGGCCAGCAGTACCTCACCATCAGCCTCACCGTCGCCCTGCTGCCCATCGTCTGCATCGCGCTCGCGACCCTGACGTTCAGCTTCGCCGGGGACGGTCTGCGCGACGCCCTCGACCCGACCTCGCGGTAG
- a CDS encoding ABC transporter ATP-binding protein, which produces MSDDQQPQHLDGRPLLEVRDLQVSFQLERSTIYAVQGLDLRVGAGERLGVVGESGSGKSVTAQSVLRMVPSPGRITGGDIVFEGESLLAQPEHRMRHIRGRQIGMIPQNPMTSLNPVLTVEDHFDEVLSLHLGLAGAERRDRTVELLRSVGIPDPATRMREYPHRLSGGQLQRVMIALAMACKPRLLIADEPTTALDVTIQAQILKLFDDLVAESNVGAILITHNLGIVAGHCDRVVVMYAGRVMETATVTDLFAHPAHPYTLGLLRCVPRLTATRTRKFHAIPGLPPRVTERVDACPFAPRCERATDTCRTQTPPLDDLRPGHSIACWHPVTDATEVA; this is translated from the coding sequence ATGAGCGACGACCAGCAACCACAGCACCTCGACGGCCGGCCACTGCTGGAGGTCAGGGACCTCCAGGTCTCCTTCCAGCTGGAACGCAGCACCATCTACGCCGTGCAGGGACTGGACCTACGGGTGGGCGCCGGCGAGCGGCTCGGCGTCGTGGGTGAGAGCGGCTCCGGCAAGAGCGTCACCGCGCAGTCCGTCCTGCGGATGGTGCCCTCGCCCGGCCGGATCACCGGAGGCGACATCGTGTTCGAGGGCGAGAGTCTGCTGGCCCAGCCCGAGCACCGGATGCGGCACATCCGCGGCCGGCAGATCGGCATGATCCCGCAGAACCCGATGACGTCCCTCAATCCCGTACTCACCGTGGAGGACCACTTCGACGAGGTGCTGTCACTGCATCTCGGCCTGGCCGGAGCCGAACGACGCGACCGAACGGTGGAGCTCCTTCGGTCGGTGGGGATTCCCGATCCCGCGACCCGCATGCGGGAGTACCCTCATCGCCTGAGTGGAGGCCAACTGCAACGGGTGATGATCGCGCTGGCGATGGCATGCAAGCCACGCTTGCTCATCGCGGACGAGCCGACCACCGCGCTGGATGTCACCATCCAGGCGCAGATCCTCAAGCTGTTCGACGATCTGGTCGCGGAGTCGAACGTCGGCGCGATCCTCATCACGCACAACCTCGGCATCGTCGCCGGGCACTGCGACCGGGTGGTCGTGATGTATGCGGGCAGGGTCATGGAGACGGCCACCGTCACCGACCTGTTCGCCCACCCCGCTCACCCCTACACGCTGGGGCTGCTGCGATGCGTGCCGAGGCTGACGGCGACCAGGACCCGGAAGTTCCACGCCATTCCCGGCCTGCCTCCCCGCGTGACCGAGCGCGTCGACGCGTGCCCGTTCGCCCCGCGTTGTGAGCGGGCCACCGATACCTGTCGTACGCAGACTCCTCCCCTGGACGACCTCCGGCCGGGTCACTCGATCGCGTGCTGGCACCCGGTCACCGACGCAACGGAGGTCGCGTGA
- a CDS encoding peptide ABC transporter substrate-binding protein, with product MSDLSSGQPARLPHLTRRGFLVGASALSLAACGKSQDTSSGAGTKNALGLKLPAGAASAGDQYYVLPFDSTGASYKALDFYENVYSRAPLADQFNIPLVRLNQNYQIVPGAAGGWEQSADKNSWTFHLRKGIMWSDGKELTAADYVETLRYSADPKHAWDFSWFWSGVIKNYTDAVAGKVPTSSIGVKQGKDKYTLVIETEGPVAYIPSACLYTTPLSAAALHKYGSGSYNINPATCVTCGPYTLTKFDPTAQVVLGPNKKYTGPFKPPIDTLVGKIYAGGDMLPRFQTGQVDQLSVTPLDLKIAAKNPKTKALHLYKNPNDFEIWYTFFDTKKAPFDNVKVRQALAHSVDRESLIKSLLAPLATPAYGYLTPGYPFAVEDPLKPYTNYDPAKAKSLLAQAGYPNGKGFPPVKFYWWANAVSNTEAVVQALTHTWNSVLGINIQLQQLDKTTFYARMNKKPTEIQMGFVSYGMDYFDASNMLSVYKSDGRHNWNNAQYDKLLAKGAAESKPQARQEIYTEAQVQLTREAPGVFVFHLLYGYYYAPYMQGKALSKNKNGYDGIQWPGFGATSDSLQGLYVAQNKQKWPRPKPNGIS from the coding sequence ATGAGCGATCTTTCGAGCGGCCAGCCCGCCCGCCTTCCACACCTGACCCGCAGAGGTTTCCTGGTCGGGGCATCGGCCCTGAGCCTCGCGGCCTGCGGCAAGTCCCAGGACACCAGCAGCGGCGCCGGCACCAAGAACGCGCTCGGCCTCAAGCTGCCCGCCGGCGCCGCGTCGGCCGGCGACCAGTACTACGTGCTGCCGTTCGACTCCACCGGCGCCAGCTACAAGGCCCTCGACTTCTACGAGAACGTCTACTCCCGCGCCCCGCTGGCCGACCAGTTCAACATCCCCCTCGTACGGCTGAACCAGAACTACCAGATCGTGCCTGGCGCGGCCGGCGGCTGGGAACAGTCCGCCGACAAGAACAGCTGGACGTTCCATCTCCGCAAGGGGATCATGTGGTCCGACGGCAAGGAGCTCACCGCCGCGGACTACGTCGAGACGCTGCGATACTCCGCCGATCCCAAGCACGCCTGGGACTTCAGCTGGTTCTGGTCCGGCGTTATCAAGAACTACACCGACGCGGTCGCGGGCAAGGTCCCGACCAGCTCGATCGGTGTGAAGCAGGGCAAGGACAAGTACACCCTCGTCATCGAGACCGAAGGACCCGTCGCCTACATCCCGTCCGCCTGCCTCTACACCACGCCACTGTCGGCCGCGGCACTGCACAAGTACGGTTCGGGCAGCTACAACATCAACCCGGCGACCTGCGTCACCTGTGGTCCGTACACCCTCACGAAGTTCGACCCGACAGCCCAGGTCGTCCTCGGACCGAACAAGAAGTACACCGGCCCGTTCAAACCGCCGATCGACACCCTGGTGGGGAAGATCTACGCCGGCGGTGACATGCTCCCGCGCTTCCAGACCGGGCAGGTGGACCAGCTGAGCGTGACTCCGCTGGACCTGAAGATCGCGGCCAAGAACCCGAAGACGAAGGCTCTCCACCTCTACAAGAACCCGAACGACTTCGAGATCTGGTACACCTTCTTCGACACGAAGAAGGCGCCGTTCGACAACGTGAAGGTGCGCCAGGCGCTGGCACACAGCGTCGACCGGGAGTCCCTGATCAAGAGCCTGCTCGCGCCACTCGCCACTCCGGCGTACGGCTACCTCACACCGGGCTACCCGTTCGCCGTCGAGGATCCGCTGAAGCCCTACACCAACTACGACCCCGCGAAGGCGAAGTCCCTGCTTGCACAGGCGGGGTACCCCAACGGCAAGGGCTTCCCCCCGGTGAAGTTCTACTGGTGGGCGAACGCGGTCTCCAACACCGAGGCGGTCGTGCAGGCGCTGACCCACACGTGGAACTCCGTGCTCGGCATCAACATCCAGCTCCAGCAACTGGACAAGACGACCTTCTACGCGCGGATGAACAAGAAGCCGACCGAGATCCAGATGGGCTTCGTCTCCTACGGCATGGACTACTTCGACGCGTCGAACATGCTCAGCGTCTACAAGAGCGACGGCCGGCACAACTGGAACAACGCGCAGTACGACAAGCTCCTGGCGAAGGGCGCGGCCGAGAGCAAGCCGCAGGCACGCCAGGAGATCTACACCGAGGCGCAGGTACAGCTGACCAGGGAGGCGCCGGGCGTCTTCGTCTTCCACCTCCTCTACGGCTACTACTACGCCCCTTACATGCAGGGCAAGGCTCTGTCGAAGAACAAGAACGGCTACGACGGCATCCAGTGGCCCGGGTTCGGCGCGACCAGCGACTCCCTCCAGGGGCTCTACGTCGCACAGAACAAGCAGAAGTGGCCCCGCCCCAAGCCGAACGGCATCTCCTGA
- a CDS encoding FadR/GntR family transcriptional regulator, producing the protein MIDPFRSSGLNVVSRKRLTDQTAAALRDYILTNRLAVGTRLPAEPSLAQSLGVSRNVLRQAVASLEALGMLRVTQGSGTYVADVADTEVFAQIAAWMGSDDLTEQDYLEVRAIWERGIYELVIGRASASDLDRLDEISQAMVHAEDSGKAAAFHEEFHDVLLRATGNQFLVTMGTILHNFFWEFGYRRALVRKPPAERLLDGHRSIVRLLRTRDPGNIQQMIDLHLLPHHSGDKGADGEEGPT; encoded by the coding sequence ATGATTGACCCATTCCGAAGCAGCGGTCTGAACGTCGTCTCTCGCAAGCGCCTCACCGACCAGACCGCAGCAGCCCTTCGCGACTACATCCTGACCAACCGACTTGCGGTCGGCACCCGCCTTCCAGCAGAGCCCAGCCTCGCCCAGTCGCTCGGCGTCAGTCGCAACGTGCTGAGGCAGGCGGTCGCATCGCTGGAGGCATTGGGAATGCTGCGCGTGACGCAGGGCAGCGGCACCTATGTCGCCGACGTCGCCGACACGGAAGTGTTCGCACAGATCGCCGCCTGGATGGGCTCGGACGACCTGACCGAGCAGGACTACCTCGAGGTCAGAGCGATCTGGGAGCGCGGAATTTACGAGTTGGTCATCGGCCGGGCATCCGCGTCCGATCTGGACCGTCTCGACGAGATCAGTCAGGCGATGGTGCACGCAGAGGACTCCGGCAAAGCCGCCGCGTTCCACGAGGAGTTCCACGACGTTCTGCTCCGCGCCACCGGAAACCAGTTCCTGGTCACGATGGGGACCATCCTCCACAACTTCTTCTGGGAGTTCGGTTACCGGCGGGCGCTCGTCCGGAAACCACCAGCAGAACGACTCCTGGACGGTCATCGCTCAATAGTGCGCCTGTTACGAACACGTGACCCAGGCAATATCCAGCAGATGATCGACCTGCATCTGTTGCCACACCACAGCGGCGACAAAGGCGCGGATGGGGAGGAGGGCCCCACCTAG
- a CDS encoding ABC transporter permease, translating into MVAYLARRFLTLLLVMFVMTMLIFGLMHAVPGGPFDQTQQPLPGPAMANVMRKYGLDQPIWRQYLNWLWALLHGDLGIPFEQPTMTVTGLIARAWPITLAIGGLTILVSYVGGLVMGCAAALRHNTWLDWLLTSAVSTVGVALPNYVVGFLLISLFSVKLGWLPVGGWGQPQDLILPVVAFSLYPMALMARYTRASTLEVTYADYVRMGRARGLSERRLTVRYILRTALIPLITIMGPNIPNILTGSIFIEATFALPGLGSYFTTASLHRDYPLILALVLIVAVLWGTCYILSDVAYTLVDPRVRLEGLSR; encoded by the coding sequence TTGGTTGCCTATCTCGCCCGAAGGTTCCTGACCCTGCTACTGGTCATGTTCGTCATGACCATGCTCATCTTCGGACTCATGCACGCCGTACCCGGCGGACCGTTCGACCAGACCCAGCAGCCCCTGCCGGGCCCCGCGATGGCGAACGTCATGCGCAAGTACGGACTGGACCAGCCGATCTGGCGGCAGTACCTCAACTGGCTGTGGGCCCTGCTGCACGGCGACCTGGGCATCCCGTTCGAGCAACCGACGATGACGGTGACCGGCCTGATCGCCAGGGCGTGGCCGATCACGCTCGCCATCGGCGGTCTCACGATTCTCGTGTCCTACGTAGGCGGACTGGTGATGGGTTGTGCCGCGGCGCTGCGGCACAACACCTGGCTGGACTGGCTGCTCACCTCCGCGGTGTCGACCGTCGGCGTGGCATTGCCCAACTACGTCGTGGGATTCCTGCTCATCTCGCTGTTCTCGGTCAAGCTCGGGTGGTTGCCCGTCGGCGGGTGGGGCCAGCCGCAGGACCTCATCCTGCCCGTCGTCGCCTTCTCGCTGTATCCGATGGCGCTGATGGCCAGATACACCAGGGCCAGCACCCTCGAGGTGACCTACGCCGACTACGTACGCATGGGAAGGGCACGCGGCCTGTCCGAACGGCGGCTCACGGTGCGCTACATCCTGCGTACCGCGCTCATTCCGCTGATCACGATCATGGGCCCGAACATCCCGAACATCCTCACCGGGTCGATCTTCATCGAGGCGACCTTCGCCCTTCCCGGGCTCGGGAGCTACTTCACCACCGCCAGCCTGCATCGTGACTACCCGCTGATCCTCGCTCTCGTCCTCATCGTCGCGGTCCTGTGGGGGACCTGCTACATCCTGAGCGACGTCGCCTACACACTCGTCGATCCCCGGGTGCGACTGGAGGGACTGTCCCGATGA
- a CDS encoding ABC transporter ATP-binding protein, which yields MTPTPTTPTTPSTAAPPVHTAQDPLLEVEGLVVHYQVRGAGTVIRRRETVHAVDGVDLSLGTHQTLGLVGESGCGKSTTGRSVLLLERPTEGSVRFEGRELTALSRRELSGLRRRMQIVFQDPVGSLNPRHTVGQLLREPLLVHHLVPKQRQRERVEELLDLVGLPTDAVSRFPHEFSGGQCQRIGIARALAAEPSFLVLDEPVSALDVSIQAQILQLLTDLQDRLGLSYLFIAHDLAVVGQMSDRVAVMYLGKIVEIAERDSLYARPHHPYTQGLFSAVPVPDPALSRKHGDAVVGGEVPSSLDPPSGCRFHTRCPLARERCRTEEPPLEQVAPGHRVACHFADEAVRNNPFESATTAEV from the coding sequence ATGACGCCGACACCCACGACACCCACGACACCATCGACAGCAGCGCCGCCGGTGCACACCGCGCAGGATCCGCTGCTGGAAGTGGAGGGCCTGGTGGTCCACTACCAGGTCCGCGGCGCGGGCACGGTGATCCGACGGCGGGAAACCGTCCATGCGGTCGACGGAGTCGACCTCTCCCTCGGCACGCACCAGACGCTCGGCCTGGTCGGCGAGAGTGGTTGTGGCAAGAGCACCACCGGCCGTTCGGTGCTGCTCCTCGAACGTCCGACCGAGGGTTCGGTCCGGTTCGAAGGACGGGAGCTGACAGCTCTCAGCCGCCGGGAGCTGAGCGGACTCCGCCGGCGGATGCAGATCGTCTTCCAGGATCCCGTCGGCTCCCTCAACCCCAGGCACACGGTGGGCCAACTGCTTCGTGAACCCCTGCTCGTGCACCACCTGGTGCCGAAACAACGCCAACGTGAACGGGTGGAGGAGCTGCTCGACCTGGTGGGCCTTCCCACGGACGCCGTCTCGCGCTTCCCGCACGAGTTCAGTGGTGGGCAGTGTCAGCGGATCGGGATCGCCCGGGCGCTCGCGGCCGAGCCGTCCTTCCTCGTCCTGGACGAGCCGGTGTCCGCCCTCGACGTGTCGATCCAGGCACAGATCCTCCAGCTGCTCACCGATCTGCAGGACCGGCTGGGCCTGTCCTACCTGTTCATCGCGCACGACCTCGCCGTCGTCGGGCAGATGAGCGACCGGGTGGCGGTGATGTATCTCGGAAAGATCGTGGAGATCGCCGAGCGCGACTCGCTCTACGCGCGACCGCACCACCCCTACACGCAGGGCCTCTTCTCCGCCGTCCCCGTCCCCGACCCGGCGCTCAGCCGCAAGCACGGCGACGCCGTGGTGGGTGGTGAGGTCCCGAGCTCGCTGGACCCTCCGTCCGGGTGCCGCTTCCACACCCGGTGCCCGCTGGCCCGGGAGCGCTGCCGTACGGAGGAGCCTCCGCTGGAGCAGGTTGCCCCAGGCCACCGGGTCGCGTGTCACTTCGCCGACGAGGCCGTACGCAACAACCCGTTCGAATCGGCCACCACAGCCGAGGTGTGA